CACGTCGCGGCGCATGGCCGCGCCGCACCCGATATGCACGTGACGACTGCCGCCTTCCTCATACTCGCCATTGGGTAGCGTCACTTCGCAGGCGGCGATACCGAGCGAAGGATCTTGCAGCGCCTCGAGGAGCTTTTCCAACGTGCCGGCCGACGGTGCGCTGTCGTCGTCGAGCATCAGCACAACCGTTGATTCGGCCCGCGTGGCGCCTTCGTTTCGGGCCGCCATGCCGCGGTTGGCGCCCATCTCCAGCACTTGGATGTCCGGGTGCGCCTTGCGTACGCGCGCGACAGTGCTATCCACGCTACCGTTGTCGACCACCACGACTTCGACATCCGGCCCAGGCGTGGCGCCGAGGCGGGCGAGGGTGGCCAGCAAGCGCTCGGTACGGTCCCGGGTTGGAATCACCAGCGCGCAGTCTGCTCGGCCTCTGACGAAACGCATCGCGAACCTCCCTCTGATGGCGTCAAGATATCAATTGTGTCCCCGCCGTTTATCGAAACGGCTCTCGACCAGAAACACGAAATTGAGCCCGACGTAAGCGTGGTTGAAATCGAAATCGTCATACTCGTTGCGGCTCATGTCGCCCGAGTAGTACTCGCCTCGTTCGGAAAAAAAGCCGGTATACCCGCCGTGCAAATCAAAAGCCAGCGTCGGAAGAGCGCGAAACAGCAGGCCGGCCCGCGGCGTGAAACCCAGCAGCCGCCCGGCTGCCTGCCCGTTGAAACTTTCGTCGATCACCACGTACTTCCAATTGCCGAAGGCGAAACCGGCATCCGCGTGAAAACTGAACCATGACGTCGCTTGATAGCGCCAGCCGAAGGCAATGTCGAAATACCAGAACGAGAGATCGGCGGAGTCGCCTTTGTGGTGAGAAACCTGGTTATTGGTGGTGAAAGTGTTGATCGCGCGAAAGAAATGCGGCCCCTGGCCGACGTCACGTCCGAAACTCAATTGTCCGGCCGCCGCGAAGGGGAGAGTTCCAATATCCAGCGCCTCGATTTCATCGTTGAACTGCTCTTGATCGAAGAAAAGCGGCGCCAGCCCGATCGACACGATATACCCCATTTCGTTGGTTTCAGAACCTCCCTGGGGCTCGTCCGTTTGTGAAGCATGGGCCGCCGTGGCAACAAACGCGAGCGCGAGCGCCAAAAAAAACACCCTACGAAACATGCATATCTCCTCGGGACATTGCTCCAACAACGGTGAAGTATGGGATACTTCGCACCGTTGGTGCAAACCCGAAACGCGATTGCAGCAATGTGCTCACGGGGATTCCTATGTTCGCAGGAAAACGAAAGCGATGAACCGCCTGGTTCTACGAAAACCGATCCGCTGGTGTTCTATTGTTCGACGCCCAATTTCATGGACGCCTGCCGCCGGACTTACCGCCACATCATCCAGCGACGAAAACTCTCGATGATTTCTCTCATCTGCAAGCTCGTCTATCGCTTTTCCGATGTAATACCTGAATACTCGGATGGATCGGCTGCCGGCTTGAGAAGAAAAATCGATTCGGGAACTCCAGGGACATGACCGGCACTCAATTTAGAGCATGCCGCGCGACGTGAGACGGATACCGCTCAAACTAGCTCGTGAAAACGGGGAATGGTGCATCAGCGGCGAATTTCTCAAGCGCGGGACGTTGCTGACTTCTTGAAGAGGGCAACAATCACGTCTAAATCGGTTGGATTCTTAATTGCTGTAATGATCTTGCAGTGTTACACCGCGTAGTTCGCGCAAAACAGTCGTAACCGGAAGCGGTGAAAACCCCTTTGCTTTCAATGGTTATGCCATGCTATATTCGCGCAACGCTTGAACCGGGGGAGCGGGGGGCGAGGAGCGAAACAGCTTTGACCAAATCTCAAAAAAAAGCTCTGTTCATTTATGTGGCAGTGATTGCGTGTCTGATGGCCGCTCCCGCCGCGGCTTTGGAACCCGGTGATGTGGATGAAGGCGACTTGCCGCTGTTCACTATTGGCGGCATTCCCGGATTGCCGGTCGGCGGCGAGATTGGGATGGCGGTCGAGTTGATTCCGCCGCACGCGGGCTTACCTACCGACGATCTCGATGCCGAAGACGACGAAGCGCTCGAAGGCGTTTTGGAAGACGGGCAAATGCCCGAACGCATTGCGGCGCCCGTACTTCCGGAAACGCTGCCCTTCGCCGACCTGACCGACAAACAAATCGCCGCGATGCTCAAGACCGACGCGACGTCCCTCGGCTCGATGTCTATCGGCTTCACCAACAGCGGCGCGTTGATGAACGGAATACAGTTGCCGGCGGGTCCACGTTGGAACATCGTCAATCCGGTGGAAACTTGGGGTACGGAAGAAACCGTATTCTTCATCCAGACCGCCATCGCCAAGGTGCACGAGGCGTACCCGAAGAACACCGCTTCCCTTTATATCGGCGACATCAGCGATCGCGACGGCGGCCGCTTGAACCGCCACGCCAGCCACCAAGCCGGGCGCGACGTCGATTTGGGCTTCTACTTCAAAGGCGGTCAGGGCACGTGGTATGCCGTAGGCGGCGAGAACAACCTCGATTTGGCGCGCAATTGGGCACTGGTGCGGGCGTTGCTCGTGCACACCGATGCCGAGTTGATACTGGTAGATCGCAAGATTCAAATCCTGCTGTACAACTATGCCCGCCGCATCGGCGAGGATAAGAACTGGTTGGATTCGGTTTTTCAATATCCGAACGGCCGCGGGTATACGGTGATTCGTCATGCGAGGCGGCACCACACCCACTACCACGTACGCTTTTACAATCCGCGCGCCCAGGAAATCGGACGCCGCGCCTATCGGCATCTGTTGGCGCAAAAGAAGATCAAACCGCCGGTTTCCTACACCTACCACAAAGTGAAACGCGGCCAGACTCTCGGCCACTTGGCCCGCCGCTACGGCACCTCCGTGCGAACCATCATGCGCGCCAACGGTTTGCGTAGTTCCATGATTCGCGCCGGGCGCACGTATCGCATTCCGCGCAAAGGCGGCGTGCAGCGCGTTCCCGGGGCGGCCAACGTTCCGGCACGGCGCGTGCCGCCGACCGTGCCCAAGTGTCTCGCCCACGTCGACTGGACGAATACCGGCGGGGTGACGCCGACGATCCGCCGCCCGCTCGCTTTTGACACGGATTCGCGGGGCAACAAGATTGCCTTCCTGCAGGTCGCCGCGGCCGAGCCCGCGGTGGCGGTGCCCGCGAAGCCCAAGCCGAAAGTGAAGAAGAAGTCGTCACCGACCCGCCTGCGGTACAAAGTCCGCACGGGCGACAATTTGTGGACAATCGCTCGTCGCTACGGCGTTTCGGTCAAAGACTTGAAGCGCTGGAACGGGCTGAAATCCAACAAACTGCGGCCCGGTCAGCGGTTGACGATCTACCGAAAAAGGGGATAGGCGAGGGACGCGATGTTGCCGTTTGAATCCGCTCAGCGACGCGTTACTTTGATTTTCGTCGTCCCGATCCGCAACACATCCCCCACGTTCAACTCCGTCTGTTCGATGGCGCGCTCGTTCAAGTAGGATCCGTTGCTGCTGCCCACATCCATGTAGGAGAAGGATTGGCCGGTCACCGAAAAGCGCCCGTGCGCCTTGCTGACCATCGCGTCGCGTAACACGAATTTGCAGTCAGTCGATCGACCGATAAGATGCTCGCCGCTATCCAAGCCGAAGACCAATCCGGCGTCCGGCCCTTCCACGACTTCCAGTTGACGCACGGCGATGATCTTGGTCGCGTCATCGGGCGAAGCGGTAACCGAGCGCGTCGTTTGTTCGTCCGCGGCGGGCGCCAGCGGTCGGGCGGTCGGGATTTTATGCGGACGCGGCGGCAGCGCCGGCGGGACGCTGATGGCGTCGGAAAAGGGCGATGGCGGCCGCTTGGACCGTTCCTGATGAAACAGGAAGTTGATCAAAAACCACGCCGGCATGAAAAGGGCGTTGGCGACGAGCGGGACCAGCAGGAAAGCGTGGTCGCCGGCGCCATACATCGTGAAGATAAACGAGACGATCAACAGCAGAATCAGATACCCGAGAAACCAGAGGGCGTCGAACCACCGTTCCGGCAGGATCAGCATGAAGAATGACGCGTTGTAGAGCACGGAACTGATGAAATCATTGCTCGAGGTGAAATACGCGAACATCATCAGGAAAAACGAAACGATCGGCCACACGTAAAACTGCGCCTCGCCGAGAAACCTGCGAATTGCCACCGAGAGGCCGATCAGTACCAACAACGTCGGGTAGAGCACCGTCACGTAATTGTTGGCGCAGACCATAAAAATGAACGTGAACGCCAGGAAAAACAGAACGAAAGCAATATGCAGAATGCCGCGCAGGCGCCAACGTAAACCGGATTCTGCGTCCTGAAAATTCTCACGCAATCTGCGCAGAATCAGCGAGTCGCTCATGACGTCGCGTTTGTCCCGATTTCGCGATCGAGTTCGATTCGGCGGTCGCGCCATTCTATAACTCCGAACGAAAAAGCTAGCTCATGGGAATGATGCGAAAGTGTGCCATTGCCCGTGCCCGGGTGCAAGGCGTCGCGCCGTGATTGCGCCGAAATGGAAAAGCGGCGGCATCCCGGTTATAATTCACCGATCATCAATGGAGACGGCCGTGAAACCTTCAATGTGGATTGTATGTTGCGCGATGGCCTCGGCCCTTTTTTTGATCCTGCCCGCGTGCAGTGACAACGAAACCGAAACCGAATGCGACGATTGCCCGCCGGTCGACGACGACGATAACAACGACGACGACGATGACGCCACGCCCGCGCCGATCATCGGCCCGCCGACCCGCGTCGTACCCTCGAGCGGTTTGCCGCCGGACTTGGCCTTGCAGGACGCCAACAACAACCTGGATGTCACCCGTCACGACGACCGCGTCTTCCTGGCCTTTCGCACCGCACCCAGTCACTTTGCCGCTGAAACGGCGGAAATCCACGTTGTCTCCAGCCTCGACCAAGTCCATTGGGACCACGAGATGTCATTCCACCTCGGACGCGACCTACGTGAACCCCGCCTGCTCTCGTGGGACGGCGGCCTGTTTCTCTATTTCGCTTTCCTCGGCACGAATCCGATCAACTTTGAGCCCGGCGGCATGATGGTCGCCGAATACCTCGGACCTGGCGACTGGACCGAACCCGCCGAATTCTACGGCCAAGGTTTCATCCCTTGGCGCACCAAGACCATCGACGGCGTGCCGTACATGTTGACGTACGTGGGAGGCGAGAGCGTTTACAGCATCGACCCCGAACCCATCGACGTACACTTTCTGACCACCGCCGACGGCTACACGTGGGTTCCGGTCGTGCCGGGACAGCCGGTCGTCATCGAAGGCGGCTGCACCGAAACCGATGTCGTCTTTCTCGACAACGGCGACTTGGTGGCGGTCAGCCGCTGCGAAGCCCGCGACACGTTGGGCTTCGGTATGCGCATTTGCCGCGCTCCCGCGGAGGATCTCGGCCGGTGGGAGTGCGTCATGGATCCTAAGAAGTACGACTCGCCGCTGCTGTTCCGCGAGGGCGACGACATTTACCTGATTGGTCGGCGCAACCTGACGGCGGACGGCAATTACAACCTGGGTTACGACACGCTTCCGGACTTGTTGCAGTATCTGATCTACGAACTCGATTATTGGATTGCGCCCAAACGCACGTCCCTTTGGCGTGTGAACCCCGAGACGCTGACGGTCTCTTTCGTGGACGATTTCCCGTCCCGCGGCGACACGTCATTTGCGGGAATTATTGGGGAGGGCGAACACGCCTACGAGGTGTACAATTACACATCACCGCTTCAGGAGCCGGATTACGTGTGGTTGATGGGGCAGTTGGGTAAAACGGTCATCGTGCGCGTCACGCTGACGTTTCCACAATGATCAAACCAAAGGGGAGCGCTGCCGGCATGTCTTGGTTACTTCGGGCCCGCGCGTGGCTGACCGTCGCCCTGGCTGCGACGATGCTGCTGGTCGCTTGCGGCAAATCCCCGCCGCCGTTGACGGGGCAGGTTCCGCTCGAGACCGTGGAGCGGATGGCCGTGCGCGGCAACGTGGACTCGCTCGGCGAAATACTGCTGACCGCCCGCAACCCAGAAGCCCGCATCCGAGCCGCCGAACTGCTGGGCGCCGTGGGTGGACGCGACGCCGCACCGCCGCTGATCACCGCCTTCAACAATCCCTCACTGGAACGCGCCGCCCGCGTGGCTGCGGCCACGGCACTGGGCGAGGTCGGCGACCCACGCGCCGTGGCTTCGCTGTTGGCGGGGCTGCAGGAAAGCGATGATGCCTTGCGGCGCGCCTGCGCTTCGTCGCTGGCGGCGTATCGCGACACGCGAATTTTCAATCCCTTGCTGGCGCATCTGTCCGATCACGATCCGGTCGTCCGTCGATTTGCGGCGCGCGCTTTAGGCGAACAGGGCGATCGCCGCGCCGTCGCCCCTTTGATTGAGGCGCTGGAAAAACGCGTCATTGACGAGAACGGCAAGCTGCAACCCGCAGTCGGCGAGCGATGGGACGATATCTCGGCCTTGGTCTCGGCGTTGGGTGTGCTGCGCGACCCGGAAGCCGTCACCATCATCGCCGCGAGTTGCCGCGCCGCCAACATGCTTGGCGAACCGCAATGTGTGGACGCTCTACGACGGATCGGGGGCGAGGCAGCGGCGGACGTGCTGCACGACATCGTCGTGCGGGACGACCAGGCACGTACCCACGAGCGCGCCGCACAAGCCCTGGCCAGGGCCGCCGACGAGCACGCGGTGTTTGCGTTGGTCACCGTCGTGCGCGATGGCCCGACATCGGGCAAGATCGCCGCGATCAAAGCCCTCGGATCGTTGTTCGGGACCGGCGAGCTATCGGCGGAAAAACAGCGGTTGCGTAAAGAGATGAACGTCGTGCCGGCGCTGGTCGGCGCGGCCGCCCATGCCGATCGGGAGGTGCGCCGCCATGCGTGTTTGGCGCTGGGCCGTTTGGCATCCGAAGAGGGCCGTAAGGCCGTCATGGCTAACCTAGGCCACGAAGACCCGCTCGTGCGTGAAGCGGCCGTGATCGCGCTGGGAGACATCGGCGGCGAGGATGCGGTGGCGCCGTTGCTTAAGGCTCTAGACGATTTCAACGATCGAGTCTTCCAGGCGGCGGCGTTGGCGTTGGGTGGGCTGCGGGAAATGAAAGCGGTTGATCCCTTGCTGGCGGCGCTGGGCGGCGGTACGGCTGAGGCGCGCGCGGCCGCGGCGTCGGCGCTGGGGCTGATCGGCGACCCGGCGGCTGGCACGGCCCTCACCGGGGCGTTGAAGGACACTGACCGGCACGTCGTCGCGCAGGCCGCGTTGGCGTTGGCCGCGATGAAGTTCAAACCGGCATTGCCGCAGATGTCGATCGCCTTTACGAACACCGAAGGTGAGTCGCGCCTTGCCGTAACCAAGGCATTAGGGGCGCTCGGCGAGGAAAACACAGCCCGCTTCCTGCTTTCCTCCTTGCGCGATACCGACCCGAACGTGCGCCGCGCCGTCGCCGATGCGCTCGGGGGCATTGCCTCCCCGGTGGCGAAATCGGATTTGCGGGAGGCCCTTCGCGATACCGATCCGCAGGTGCGCGAGGCCGCCGTTGCCGCATTGGTGGCCGTGGCCGGCGAGTCGGCGGCCCGGGATTTGCTGAGCATGCTGCGCAACAACGAAGAGCCTCCCTCGGTGCGAGCCGCGGCGGCTGCGGGATTGGGGCGACTGGGTGCGGCGGTGGCGATCGAGGACCTCGTTCACGCCGTATATGATCCCGCCCCGACCGTGCGCGCGGCGGCGACCGTCGCGCTGGCCCAAACCGGCGGGCCTGAACACGCCGAGGATCTCCTCCGGCGACTGGCCGACCCCTCGCCGATTGTGCGCCGCTTTGTCGCGCCGTCCCTGGCGGCTTACGAAAAGCGGGTTCCCTTGAACAACGATATTCGGGCGCGATTGTTGACCCATCCGGCGATGCGCCGCTGGCGGGCCGCCGCCGTCGAATCGGAACCCTAAGGGACCGCATCGTGATTCAAAACGAGCGAATTCGCGTCCTCCAACACGGCAAACGGGAACGGGGCGATTACGTCCTGTATTGGATGCAGGTTTCGCAACGGGTGGTCGACAACCACGCGCTGGAAC
This genomic window from Candidatus Lernaella stagnicola contains:
- a CDS encoding FHA domain-containing protein gives rise to the protein MSDSLILRRLRENFQDAESGLRWRLRGILHIAFVLFFLAFTFIFMVCANNYVTVLYPTLLVLIGLSVAIRRFLGEAQFYVWPIVSFFLMMFAYFTSSNDFISSVLYNASFFMLILPERWFDALWFLGYLILLLIVSFIFTMYGAGDHAFLLVPLVANALFMPAWFLINFLFHQERSKRPPSPFSDAISVPPALPPRPHKIPTARPLAPAADEQTTRSVTASPDDATKIIAVRQLEVVEGPDAGLVFGLDSGEHLIGRSTDCKFVLRDAMVSKAHGRFSVTGQSFSYMDVGSSNGSYLNERAIEQTELNVGDVLRIGTTKIKVTRR
- a CDS encoding HEAT repeat domain-containing protein, whose product is MSWLLRARAWLTVALAATMLLVACGKSPPPLTGQVPLETVERMAVRGNVDSLGEILLTARNPEARIRAAELLGAVGGRDAAPPLITAFNNPSLERAARVAAATALGEVGDPRAVASLLAGLQESDDALRRACASSLAAYRDTRIFNPLLAHLSDHDPVVRRFAARALGEQGDRRAVAPLIEALEKRVIDENGKLQPAVGERWDDISALVSALGVLRDPEAVTIIAASCRAANMLGEPQCVDALRRIGGEAAADVLHDIVVRDDQARTHERAAQALARAADEHAVFALVTVVRDGPTSGKIAAIKALGSLFGTGELSAEKQRLRKEMNVVPALVGAAAHADREVRRHACLALGRLASEEGRKAVMANLGHEDPLVREAAVIALGDIGGEDAVAPLLKALDDFNDRVFQAAALALGGLREMKAVDPLLAALGGGTAEARAAAASALGLIGDPAAGTALTGALKDTDRHVVAQAALALAAMKFKPALPQMSIAFTNTEGESRLAVTKALGALGEENTARFLLSSLRDTDPNVRRAVADALGGIASPVAKSDLREALRDTDPQVREAAVAALVAVAGESAARDLLSMLRNNEEPPSVRAAAAAGLGRLGAAVAIEDLVHAVYDPAPTVRAAATVALAQTGGPEHAEDLLRRLADPSPIVRRFVAPSLAAYEKRVPLNNDIRARLLTHPAMRRWRAAAVESEP
- a CDS encoding penicillin-insensitive murein endopeptidase, which gives rise to MTKSQKKALFIYVAVIACLMAAPAAALEPGDVDEGDLPLFTIGGIPGLPVGGEIGMAVELIPPHAGLPTDDLDAEDDEALEGVLEDGQMPERIAAPVLPETLPFADLTDKQIAAMLKTDATSLGSMSIGFTNSGALMNGIQLPAGPRWNIVNPVETWGTEETVFFIQTAIAKVHEAYPKNTASLYIGDISDRDGGRLNRHASHQAGRDVDLGFYFKGGQGTWYAVGGENNLDLARNWALVRALLVHTDAELILVDRKIQILLYNYARRIGEDKNWLDSVFQYPNGRGYTVIRHARRHHTHYHVRFYNPRAQEIGRRAYRHLLAQKKIKPPVSYTYHKVKRGQTLGHLARRYGTSVRTIMRANGLRSSMIRAGRTYRIPRKGGVQRVPGAANVPARRVPPTVPKCLAHVDWTNTGGVTPTIRRPLAFDTDSRGNKIAFLQVAAAEPAVAVPAKPKPKVKKKSSPTRLRYKVRTGDNLWTIARRYGVSVKDLKRWNGLKSNKLRPGQRLTIYRKRG